In a single window of the Oscarella lobularis chromosome 2, ooOscLobu1.1, whole genome shotgun sequence genome:
- the LOC136184084 gene encoding probable ATP-dependent RNA helicase DDX47 isoform X1 encodes MAAENPDATFRSLGIVDVLCEACDRLKWEKPTKIQREALPIALEGKDVIGLAETGSGKTGAFALPILQALLETPRRLFALILTPTRELAFQISEQFEALGSGIGVSCAVVVGGMDMVSQALMLAKKPHVLIATPGRLVDHLENTKGFNLRSLKYLVMDEADRILNMDFEVEVNKILKIVPKDRRTYLFSATMTKKVQKLQRASLREPVRVEVSTKYQTVEKLQQFYIFIPAKHKDCYLVSVLNELAGSSVMVFCGTCNNTQRVALMLRNLGFSAIPLHGQMSQLKRLGALNKFKAKGQNILVATDVASRGLDIPHVDVVLNFDIPTHSKDYIHRVGRTARAGRAGKSITFVTQYDVELFQRIEQLIGKRLPKFPTTEEEVMALAERVAEAQRYAKMEITDSEESRKRPPPGRFDNDKVEVSETNAKPIGNKRKRKKK; translated from the exons ATGGCTGCCGAAAATCCTGATGCAACCTTTAGAAGTTTG GGTATTGTCGATGTGTTGTGCGAGGCGTGCGATCGTCTGAAGTGGGAGAAACCGACCAAAATCCAGCGAGAGGCGTTGCCAATTGCGCTTGAAG GCAAAGACGTGATTGGCCTCGCGGAAACAGGCTCGGGCAAAACAGGCGCTTTCGCCCTGCCCATTCTTCAGGCTCTGCTCGAAACtcctcgacgtctttttgCACTTATTCTAACGCCGACTCG GGAGTTGGCCTTTCAAATATCTGAACAGTTTGAAGCTCTGGGATCTGGAATAGGAGTATCATGTG CTGTCGTTGTTGGTGGCATGGATATGGTGAGCCAGGCACTCATGCTCGCTAAGAAACCCCACGTACTAATAG CTACTCCTggacgtctcgtcgatcaTCTTGAGAACACGAAAGGCTTCAATCTTCGTTCTCTGAAGTACCTA GTGATGGACGAAGCTGATCGGATACTGAATATGGATTTTGAAGTGGAAGTGAACAAGATCTTGAAAATTGTACCGAAGGACAGACGAACCTACCTTTTCAGCGCAACCATGACGAAAAAA gTTCAGAAACTCCAGAGGGCTTCATTGAGAGAACCCGTGCGCGTTGAAGTGTCAACGAA ATATCAGACTGTTGAAAAGCTGCAGCAGTTTTACATATTCATTCCCGCTAAACACAAA GATTGCTACCTTGTGAGCGTTCTCAATGAACTGGCTGGCAGCTCAGTCATGGTCTTCTGTGGAACATGTAACAACACTCAGAG AGTTGCTCTAATGCTTCGTAATCTTGGTTTTTCCGCAATACCCCTTCATGGCCAAATGAGCCAACTCAAGCGCCTGGGTGCcctaaataaattcaaaGCGAAAGGACAAAACATTCTGGTAGCAACGGACGTAGCCAGCAG AGGTCTTGATATTCCTCATGTTGACGTTGTACTGAACTTTGACATACCAACTCATTCAAAA GACTATATACATCGAGTTGGCAGAACGGCGAGGGCAGGTCGCGCaggaaaatcaataacgttTGTCACTCA GTATGACGTTGAGCTGTTTCAAAGAATAGAGCAGCTCATTGGAAAGCGGCTGCCCAAATTTCCGACAACAGAGGAGGAAGTCATGGCTTTGGCGGAGCGTGTAGCTGAAGCTCAGCGATACGCTAAAATG GAGATAACTGATTCGGAGGAAAGCCGAAAGAGACCCCCACCGGGTCGTTTTGACAATGATAAAGTGGAAGTTTCTGAAACTAATGCAAAGCCTATAGGAAACAAGCGGAAACGCAAAAAGAAATAG
- the LOC136184084 gene encoding probable ATP-dependent RNA helicase DDX47 isoform X2 has product MQPLEGIVDVLCEACDRLKWEKPTKIQREALPIALEGKDVIGLAETGSGKTGAFALPILQALLETPRRLFALILTPTRELAFQISEQFEALGSGIGVSCAVVVGGMDMVSQALMLAKKPHVLIATPGRLVDHLENTKGFNLRSLKYLVMDEADRILNMDFEVEVNKILKIVPKDRRTYLFSATMTKKVQKLQRASLREPVRVEVSTKYQTVEKLQQFYIFIPAKHKDCYLVSVLNELAGSSVMVFCGTCNNTQRVALMLRNLGFSAIPLHGQMSQLKRLGALNKFKAKGQNILVATDVASRGLDIPHVDVVLNFDIPTHSKDYIHRVGRTARAGRAGKSITFVTQYDVELFQRIEQLIGKRLPKFPTTEEEVMALAERVAEAQRYAKMEITDSEESRKRPPPGRFDNDKVEVSETNAKPIGNKRKRKKK; this is encoded by the exons ATGCAACCTTTAGAA GGTATTGTCGATGTGTTGTGCGAGGCGTGCGATCGTCTGAAGTGGGAGAAACCGACCAAAATCCAGCGAGAGGCGTTGCCAATTGCGCTTGAAG GCAAAGACGTGATTGGCCTCGCGGAAACAGGCTCGGGCAAAACAGGCGCTTTCGCCCTGCCCATTCTTCAGGCTCTGCTCGAAACtcctcgacgtctttttgCACTTATTCTAACGCCGACTCG GGAGTTGGCCTTTCAAATATCTGAACAGTTTGAAGCTCTGGGATCTGGAATAGGAGTATCATGTG CTGTCGTTGTTGGTGGCATGGATATGGTGAGCCAGGCACTCATGCTCGCTAAGAAACCCCACGTACTAATAG CTACTCCTggacgtctcgtcgatcaTCTTGAGAACACGAAAGGCTTCAATCTTCGTTCTCTGAAGTACCTA GTGATGGACGAAGCTGATCGGATACTGAATATGGATTTTGAAGTGGAAGTGAACAAGATCTTGAAAATTGTACCGAAGGACAGACGAACCTACCTTTTCAGCGCAACCATGACGAAAAAA gTTCAGAAACTCCAGAGGGCTTCATTGAGAGAACCCGTGCGCGTTGAAGTGTCAACGAA ATATCAGACTGTTGAAAAGCTGCAGCAGTTTTACATATTCATTCCCGCTAAACACAAA GATTGCTACCTTGTGAGCGTTCTCAATGAACTGGCTGGCAGCTCAGTCATGGTCTTCTGTGGAACATGTAACAACACTCAGAG AGTTGCTCTAATGCTTCGTAATCTTGGTTTTTCCGCAATACCCCTTCATGGCCAAATGAGCCAACTCAAGCGCCTGGGTGCcctaaataaattcaaaGCGAAAGGACAAAACATTCTGGTAGCAACGGACGTAGCCAGCAG AGGTCTTGATATTCCTCATGTTGACGTTGTACTGAACTTTGACATACCAACTCATTCAAAA GACTATATACATCGAGTTGGCAGAACGGCGAGGGCAGGTCGCGCaggaaaatcaataacgttTGTCACTCA GTATGACGTTGAGCTGTTTCAAAGAATAGAGCAGCTCATTGGAAAGCGGCTGCCCAAATTTCCGACAACAGAGGAGGAAGTCATGGCTTTGGCGGAGCGTGTAGCTGAAGCTCAGCGATACGCTAAAATG GAGATAACTGATTCGGAGGAAAGCCGAAAGAGACCCCCACCGGGTCGTTTTGACAATGATAAAGTGGAAGTTTCTGAAACTAATGCAAAGCCTATAGGAAACAAGCGGAAACGCAAAAAGAAATAG
- the LOC136183894 gene encoding NHP2-like protein 1 has protein sequence MAEEAVNPKAYPLANSQLTVTILDLVQQAMNYKQLKKGANESTKALNRGLAEFIVMSADADPLEILLHLPLLCEDKNVPYVFVRSKQALGRACGVSRAVIACAVTINEGSQLKPQIQALQQNIEKLLI, from the coding sequence ATGGCAGAAGAAGCAGTCAATCCGAAAGCGTATCCGCTAGCGAACTCGCAGCTTACCGTCACGATACTCGACCTCGTGCAGCAGGCGATGAACTACAAGCAGCTGAAAAAGGGCGCCAACGAGTCGACGAAGGCTCTCAATCGCGGTCTCGCCGAGTTTATTGTCATgtccgccgacgccgatccGCTGGAGATTCTCCTTCACCTTCCTCTCTTGTGCGAAGACAAGAACGTCCCGTACGTGTTCGTGCGATCGAAGCAGGCGCTCGGTCGCGCCTGCGGCGTATCGCGAGCCGTGATTGCGTGCGCCGTTACCATCAACGAAGGATCGCAACTCAAGCCTCAGATACAGGCGCTTCAGCAGAACATAGAGAAGTTGCTCATCTAG